One genomic region from Nymphaea colorata isolate Beijing-Zhang1983 chromosome 12, ASM883128v2, whole genome shotgun sequence encodes:
- the LOC116266063 gene encoding uncharacterized protein LOC116266063 isoform X2, producing the protein MENWNEVVRKGAAASDRSVKVLLLLAKKHEFRGASWHPTFRDQVYIALVPCIWPIKPVIMWLLSRLIAEASVMSSSSSSNTESSKQETIFFKEEACGKKKGSDQMKGFLNAFIKFDSIIFWIL; encoded by the exons atggagaacTGGAATGAAGTTGTGAGAAAGGGAGCTGCGGCCAGTGATCGAAGTGTTaaagttcttcttctacttgCAAAAAAACATGAGTTTCGGGGGGCTTCTTGGCATCCAACCTTCAGAGATCAAGTTTACAT AGCTCTTGTTCCTTGCATTTGGCCAATAAAACCGGTGATTATGTGGCTTTTAAG CCGATTAATTGCTGAAGCAAGCGTTATGTCTAGCAGCAGCTCTAGTAATACAGAATCAAG TAAACAGGAAACGATCTTCTTCAAAGAGGAAGCTTGtggtaaaaagaaaggaagtgACCAGATGAAGGGTTTCCTGAATGCCTTCATCAAATTTGATAGCATTATCTTCTGGATCTTGTAA
- the LOC116266063 gene encoding uncharacterized protein LOC116266063 isoform X3 has product MENWNEVVRKGAAASDRSVKVLLLLAKKHEFRGASWHPTFRDQVYIRLIAEASVMSSSSSSNTESSKQETIFFKEEACGKKKGSDQMKGFLNAFIKFDSIIFWIL; this is encoded by the exons atggagaacTGGAATGAAGTTGTGAGAAAGGGAGCTGCGGCCAGTGATCGAAGTGTTaaagttcttcttctacttgCAAAAAAACATGAGTTTCGGGGGGCTTCTTGGCATCCAACCTTCAGAGATCAAGTTTACAT CCGATTAATTGCTGAAGCAAGCGTTATGTCTAGCAGCAGCTCTAGTAATACAGAATCAAG TAAACAGGAAACGATCTTCTTCAAAGAGGAAGCTTGtggtaaaaagaaaggaagtgACCAGATGAAGGGTTTCCTGAATGCCTTCATCAAATTTGATAGCATTATCTTCTGGATCTTGTAA
- the LOC116266237 gene encoding kiwellin-like — protein sequence MAETRVLLVTSFLNPLLPPSTLASSSCNGPCNSNDDCKGQLICTSGRCTDDPDVGIHICSASSPAGSCRPSGMLPCKSKSYPTYTCSPPVSSSTDAMHTLNNFMEGGDGGAPSECDNSYHDNSELVVALSTGWYADHSRCGKMIRISASNGRSTTARVVDECDSAKGCDEEHAGQKP from the exons ATGGCTGAGACAAGAGTACTACTTGTAA CATCTTTCCTAAaccctcttcttcctccatcaACCCTCGCTAGCTCCTCCTGCAATGGCCCTTGCAACAGCAACGACGACTGTAAAGGGCAGCTTATCTGCACCAGCGGGCGATGCACCGACGATCCGGACGTCGGCATACACATCTGCAGCGCGTCGAGTCCGGCCGGCAGCTGCCGTCCCTCCGGCATGCTGCCGTGCAAGTCAAAGAGCTACCCCACTTATACATGCTCCCCTCCGGTTTCTTCCTCCACCGATGCAATGCACACCCTCAACAACTTCATGGAGGGTGGCGACGGAGGTGCGCCCTCCGAGTGCGACAACTCCTACCACGACAACAGCGAGCTTGTGGTGGCCCTGTCCACCGGCTGGTACGCCGACCACAGCCGATGCGGGAAAATGATCCGCATCTCTGCGAGCAATGGCAGGAGCACGACGGCGAGGGTGGTGGACGAGTGCGACTCAGCAAAGGGGTGCGATGAAGAGCACGCTGGGCAGAAACCCTAA
- the LOC116266063 gene encoding uncharacterized protein LOC116266063 isoform X1 produces MENWNEVVRKGAAASDRSVKVLLLLAKKHEFRGASWHPTFRDQVYISRALVPCIWPIKPVIMWLLSRLIAEASVMSSSSSSNTESSKQETIFFKEEACGKKKGSDQMKGFLNAFIKFDSIIFWIL; encoded by the exons atggagaacTGGAATGAAGTTGTGAGAAAGGGAGCTGCGGCCAGTGATCGAAGTGTTaaagttcttcttctacttgCAAAAAAACATGAGTTTCGGGGGGCTTCTTGGCATCCAACCTTCAGAGATCAAGTTTACAT AAGCAGAGCTCTTGTTCCTTGCATTTGGCCAATAAAACCGGTGATTATGTGGCTTTTAAG CCGATTAATTGCTGAAGCAAGCGTTATGTCTAGCAGCAGCTCTAGTAATACAGAATCAAG TAAACAGGAAACGATCTTCTTCAAAGAGGAAGCTTGtggtaaaaagaaaggaagtgACCAGATGAAGGGTTTCCTGAATGCCTTCATCAAATTTGATAGCATTATCTTCTGGATCTTGTAA